One part of the Anopheles merus strain MAF chromosome 3L, AmerM5.1, whole genome shotgun sequence genome encodes these proteins:
- the LOC121599219 gene encoding teneurin-m isoform X1 — translation MSGYQQQGKSRHYPRYSLNSSDNEDSPIHRSIYAQPYNAIGTAERQSNFTYRTAKGGNVPGAIGPAATTVNPLTLNTPSSENGSSATLTDAEASLARENTLLVNNGCLLDGVPPSAPPDVPPRNPTMNRMNGRVTGNPTELGVDFEPSCLVRTPSGNVYIPSGNLAINNKGSPIDYKTGSACSTPTKDTLKSYDRNCMGPVLPPRSTMCGPPAHHYSAPLNFRKGFTFTKCTWKCTAILVILLSVILVITLLLTASNVLSISYPTTNPCTVLVDEKAEISAAKSTIADANRAGIPGGGGDGLGLDQSALAPSASGRPKSIAADESSPGGSASGSSSLSAASTAATGKAAGTGGTAGTGARTFPARSFPPDGTTFSQITLGQRLSKEIPPYSYWNMQFYQSEPAYVKFDYSIPRGASIGVYARRNALPTHTQYHFKEVLSGFNARQTRATHPSMRREVTRYMEPGHWFLSIYNDDGDAQEIAFYAVVAEDMTQNCPNGCSGNGQCLLGHCQCNPGFGGDDCSESVCPVLCSQRGEYINGECQCNPGWKGKECSLRHDECEVPDCNGHGHCVSGKCGCVRGYKGKYCEEVDCPHPTCTGHGFCAEGTCICKKGWKGPDCATMDQDALQCLPDCSGHGTFDLDTQTCTCEPKWSGEDCSKELCDLNCGQHGRCVGETCSCDAGWGGEYCNNKLCDPRCNEHGQCKNGTCLCVTGWNGKHCTLEGCPSGCSQHGQCHVSGELMWECRCYEGWDGADCSVPLEQNCGDNKDNDRDGLVDCEDPECCGSHSCKTSQLCVSAPKPIDVLLRKQPPAITASFFERMKFLIDEGSLQNYAKLETFNESVFWNHFNASRSAVIRGRVVTSLNMGLVGVRVSTSTPLEGFTLTRDDGWFDLMVNGGGAITLQFGRSPFRPQTRIVQVPWNEVVIIDTVVMSTSDDKSHHGPPHTCFSHDYDLMKPVVLATWKHGFQGACPDRSAILAESQVIQESLAIPGTGLNLVYHSSRAAGYLSTIKLQLTPDVIPPTLKLIYLRITIEGILFERVFEADPGIKFTYPWNRLNIYRQRVYGITTAVVKVGYQYTDCKDVVWDVQTTKLSGHDMSISEVGGWNLDIHHRYNFHEGILQKGDGSNIYLKHKPRVILTAMGDGHQRPLECGDCNGVATKQRLLAPVALAAAPDGSLYVGDFNYIRRIMIDGTVRTVVKLNATRVSYRYHMALSPLDGSLYVSDPESHQIIKVRNKDDTHDPDHNWEPVVGSGERCLPGDEAHCGDGGLARDAKLAYPKGVAISSDNILYFADGTNIRMVDRDGVISTLIGNHMHKSHWKPVPCEGTLKIEEMHLRWPTELTINPLDDTLHIIDDHMILRMTPDGRVRVIAGRPMHCATAGGSGTGVSTGVSGASSVASFSYDTDLAIHATLVMPQSIAFAPSGDLYVAESDSQRINRIRVIGTDGKISPYAGAESKCNCLERGCDCYEADHYLAISAKFNTISAITVTPDGHVHIADQANYRIRSVISSLPEAGTSKEYEIYAPNAQEIYVFNRFGQHIATKNIMTGETVYSFLYNVNTSNGKLSTVTDAAGNKVFLLRDYTSQVNSIENTKGQKCRLRMTRMKMLHELNTPDNYNVTFEYHGPTGLLKTKLDSTGRSYVYNYDEFGRLTSAVTPTGKVIDLTFDLSVQGATVKVTENSQREVSMLIQGSSVVSKVGEAATKTTVMLDGGTTSVSPWGNAVSVESVPYVLLAEVDPLLGESYPVPSKQRTEINGDLSNRFEWRYFIRHVPVRGKNARTLTQVGRKLRVNGENLLTFEYEKDTSSITVSVDDKTELLNVTYDKSSRPIAYRPQSGEYADVDLEYDRFGRLISWKWGNLKEEYTFDRAGRLNEIKYGDGSSIVYAFKDTFSSLPLKVTTPRRSDYLLQYDDAGALQSLTTPRGHIHAFSLQTSLGFFKYQYYSPINRHPFEILYSDEGQILAKIHPHQSGKVAFVHDSAGRLETILAGLSSTQYTYQESTSLVKQVEVLEPGFELRREFKYHAGVLKDEKLKFGSKSGLASAHFKYQYDGNARLSGIEMDVNGKELPIVRFKYGPAQGTLDAVSDLRITRNAFNRTVVQDTSKQFFTITDFDEHGRVKSVLINIKSFDVYRLELDYDLRNRIRTHKVMVGRSTSLDKVNYNADGHVMEVVGTNSWKYVYDENGNIIGILEQGDKTNLGYDTGDRVVQVGDVEFNSYDARGYVVRRGEQKYRYNNRGQLIHAMERDRFQTWYFYDDLGRLVACHDEKGNVTQYFYANLNAPELITHIHYPKAGRTSRLLYDDRHMLIAIETGDQRYYVATDQNGSPIALFDVGGAIVKEIRRTPFGKIVKDTNPGLFVPIDFHGGLLDPNTRLVYMEQRLYDTGVGQWMTPAWEQLATEMRHPTDVFIYRFHNNDPINRREPEGNYMNDLRSWLKLFGYDVTKMQGSRYTRDMIYRPTATIKSPQLAPDFGVMSGLQCIVEKVDEKFADFGFIPKPLLKMELKTRNLLPRVAYRRGVFGEGVLISRIDGRALVSVVDGSNSVVQDVVSSVFNNSHFLDLHFSIHDQDVFYFVKDNVMKLRDDTEELRRLGGMFNISAHEINDHGGANGKELRLHGPDAVVIIKYGVDPEQERHRILKHAHKRAVERAWELEKQLVAAGFQGRGDWTEEEKEELISHGDVDGWIGVDIHSIHKYPQLADDPGNVAFQRDSKRKRRKSGGTSSGGGGGGHKAKREHRHETIILPLPVASVAPSTSVPTSSMSSATSTSASAPASSSVASSSSASAASSSAPTSASSVPSSVPAVVVTSASAATVRPSAST, via the exons CAATTAACAACAAAGGCTCACCGATAGACTACAAGACCGGGTCCGCCTGCTCGACACCGACGAAGGACACGCTGAAAAGCTACGATCGCAACTGCATGGGTCCGGTACTGCCGCCCCGCAGCACGATGTGCGGACCGCCGGCCCACCACTACTCGGCCCCGCTCAACTTCCGCAAGGGCTTCACCTTCACCAAATGTACATGGAAGTGTACCGCTATCTTAGTGATACTATTAAGTGTTATACTCGTTATAACATTATTATTAACAG CATCTAACGTATTAAGTATATCATATCCAACCACCAACCCCTGTACAGTTCTAGTCGACGAGAAGGCAGAAATCTCCGCAGCCAAAAGCACGATAGCGGACGCAAACCGGGCCGGCAtaccgggcggcggcggcgacggcctCGGCCTCGACCAGTCCGCCCTGGCGCCGTCCGCTTCCGGTCGGCCGAAATCGATCGCGGCCGATGAATCGTCCCCCGGCGGTTCGGCGTCCGGTTCGTCCTCGCTATCGGCCGCCTCGACGGCAGCGACTGGCAAGGCAGCCGGTACAGGCGGCACGGCAGGCACAG GTGCACGAACGTTCCCGGCGCGAAGCTTCCCACCGGACGGTACCACCTTCTCGCAGATCACGCTCGGCCAGCGGCTGTCGAAGGAGATCCCACCGTACAGCTACTGGAACATGCAGTTCTACCAGTCGGAGCCGGCGTACGTCAAGTTCGATTACAGCATCCCCCGGGGCGCCTCGATAGGTGTGTACGCGCGCCGCAACGCCCTGCCGACGCACACGCAGTATCACTTCAAAGAGGTCCTGAGCGGATTCAATGCGCGCCAGACACGTGCCACTCAC CCATCGATGCGTCGAGAGGTCACACGCTACATGGAGCCGGGCCACTGGTTCCTGTCGATCTACAACGACGATGGCGACGCGCAGGAGATTGCGTTCTATGCGGTTGTCGCGGAGGATATGACCCAGAACTGCCCGAACGGCTGCTCCGGCAATGGTCAGTGTCTGCTAGGGCACTGCCAGTGCAATCCCGGCTTCGGTGGCGACGATTGCAGTGAGA GTGTCTGTCCCGTCCTGTGCTCACAGCGTGGCGAATACATTAACGGCGAATGTCAGTGCAATCCGGGCTGGAAGGGCAAGGAGTGCTCGCTGCGCCACGACGAGTGCGAAGTGCCGGACTGCAATGGCCACGGACACTGCGTCAGCGGCAAGTGCGGCTGTGTGCGCGGCTACAAGGGCAAATACTGTGAAGAAG TTGACTGTCCCCATCCGACCTGTACCGGGCATGGGTTCTGTGCCGAGGGTACCTGCATCTGCAAGAAAGGCTGGAAGGGCCCGGACTGTGCCACGATGGACCAGGACGCACTGCAATGTCTGCCCGACTGCTCCGGCCACGGTACGTTCGATCTGGACACGCAAACCTGCACCTGCGAGCCCAAGTGGAGCGGTGAGGATTGCTCCAAGGAGCTGTGCGATCTGAACTGTGGCCAGCACGGGCGATGCGTGGGCGAGACGTGCAGCTGTGATGCCGGATGGGGCGGCGAGTACTGCAACAACAAGCTGTGCGATCCACGGTGCAACGAGCATGGCCAGTGCAAGAACGGAACCTGCCTGTGCGTGACCGGATGGAACGGCAAGCACTGCACACTGGAAGGATGTCCGAGCGG CTGCTCCCAGCACGGCCAGTGTCATGTGAGTGGCGAGCTGATGTGGGAATGTCGCTGCTACGAGGGCTGGGACGGTGCCGACTGTTCGGTACCGCTCGAACAAAACTGTGGCGACAATAAGGATAACGATCGTG ATGGCCTAGTCGACTGTGAAGATCCGGAGTGCTGCGGCAGTCACTCGTGCAAAACGAGCCAACTGTGCGTGTCCgccccgaaaccgatcgacGTGCTGCTGCGCAAGCAGCCGCCCGCCATTACCGCCTCCTTCTTCGAGCGCATGAAGTTCCTGATCGACGAGGGTAGCCTGCAGAACTACGCCAAGCTGGAAACGTTCAACGAAAG CGTTTTTTGGAATCATTTTAATGCAAG CCGTTCCGCCGTCATACGTGGGCGCGTAGTTACCTCGCTCAACATGGGACTGGTCGGAGTGCGTGTCAGCACCTCGACCCCGCTGGAAGGCTTCACCCTCACCCGGGACGATGGGTGGTTCGATCTGATGGTGAACGGTGGCGGTGCCATCACGCTCCAGTTTGGCCGCTCGCCCTTCCGTCCGCAGACGCGCATCGTCCAGGTGCCGTGGAATGAGGTCGTCATCATCGACACGGTTGTGATGTCCACCTCGGACGACAAATCGCACCATGGGCCACCGCACACCTGCTTTTCGCACGACTACGATCTCATGAAGCCGGTTGTGTTGGCCACGTGGAAGCATGGATTCCAGGGAGCTTGCCCTGATCGCAGTGCCATCTTGGCAGAGTCGCAAGTCATCCAGGAATCGCTCGCCATCCCCGGAACTGGGCTAAACCTTGTCTACCATAGCTCCCGTGCGGCGGGCTATCTGTCGACGATCAAGCTGCAGCTCACACCGGACGTGATCCCGCCGACCCTGAAGCTCATCTATCTGCGCATCACCATCGAGGGCATTCTGTTCGAGCGCGTGTTTGAAGCGGACCCTGGCATTAAGTTCACCTACCCCTGGAATCGGCTCAACATCTACCGGCAGCGTGTGTACGGCATCACGACTGCGGTCGTTAAGGTGGGCTACCAGTACACCGACTGCAAGGACGTGGTGTGGGACGTGCAGACGACCAAGCTGAGCGGGCACGACATGAGCATCTCGGAGGTGGGAGGCTGGAACCTGGACATCCACCATCGGTACAACTTCCACGAGGGCATCCTGCAGAAGGGCGATGGGTCGAACATTTACCTGAAGCACAAGCCGCGCGTTATACTGACCGCGATGGGCGATGGACATCAGCGACCGCTCGAGTGTGGTGATTGCAATGGTGTGGCGACGAAGCAGCGGCTGCTGGCGCCGGTTGCGCTAGCGGCAGCCCCGGACGGCAGTCTTTACGTTGGGGACTTTAACTACATCCGACGGATCATGATCGACGGCACGGTACGGACGGTGGTGAAGCTGAATGCGACGCGCGTCTCTTACCGCTATCATATGGCGTTGAGTCCGCTGGATGGATCGCTGTACGTTTCGGACCCCGAGTCGCATCAGATCATCAAGGTGCGCAACAAGGACGATACTCACGATCCCGATCACAACTGGGAGCCGGTGGTGGGCAGTGGCGAACGTTGTCTTCCCGGCGACGAAGCTCACTGTGGAGATGGCGGGCTGGCACGGGATGCGAAGCTTGCCTATCCGAAGGGTGTGGCGATCTCGTCCGACAACATTCTGTACTTTGCTGATGGTACCAACATTCGCATGGTAGATCGTGACGGTGTGATCAGCACGCTGATCGGTAACCATATGCACAAATCCCACTGGAAGCCGGTCCCGTGTGAGGGTACTCTGAAGATTGAGGAGATGCATCTGCGTTGGCCGACGGAACTGACGATTAATCCGCTTGATGATACGCTGCACATAATCGACGATCATATGATCCTGCGCATGACACCGGACGGTCGAGTTAGAGTCATTGCTGGAAGGCCGATGCACTGTGCCACTGCTGGTGGTTCCGGCACGGGTGTTAGCACGGGTGTAAGTGGAGCGTCCTCTGTTGCTTCGTTCAGCTACGACACAGATCTTGCGATCCACGCAACACTCGTTATGCCGCAGAGCATTGCCTTTGCTCCTTCTGGTGATCTTTACGTGGCGGAAAGTGACTCTCAGCGCATCAACCGTATCCGCGTGATCGGTACTGATGGGAAGATATCTCCATACGCCGGTGCAGAGTCAAAGTGTAACTGTCTCGAGCGGGGATGCGATTGCTATGAAGCCGACCACTATCTAGCAATCAGTGCGAAGTTTAACACGATCTCTGCCATTACTGTGACACCAGACGGACATGTCCACATCGCAGATCAGGCCAACTATCGCATCCGCTCCGTTATTTCAAGTCTTCCGGAAGCGGGAACCTCCAAGGAGTACGAGATCTACGCCCCGAACGCACAGGAGATCTACGTCTTCAATCGCTTCGGTCAGCACATCGCAACCAAGAACATCATGACGGGCGAGACGGTGTACAGCTTCCTGTACAACGTGAACACCTCGAACGGCAAGCTGAGCACGGTGACGGATGCGGCTGGAAACAAGGTGTTCCTGCTGCGCGACTACACCTCCCAGGTGAACTCGATCGAGAACACGAAGGGTCAAAAGTGTCGGCTGCGCATGACGCGCATGAAGATGCTGCACGAGCTAAACACACCGGACAACTACAACGTGACGTTTGAGTACCACGGGCCTACTGGGCTGCTGAAGACGAAGCTTGACTCGACTGGTCGTTCGTACGTGTACAATTACGATGAGTTTGGAAGGCTAACGTCGGCGGTGACGCCCACTGGCAAGGTGATTGATCTGACGTTTGATCTGAGCGTGCAGGGCGCCACCGTGAAGGTGACCGAGAACTCGCAGCGCGAAGTGTCGATGCTGATCCAGGGCTCGTCGGTTGTGTCCAAGGTGGGAGAAGCGGCTACCAAGACAACGGTAATGCTCGACGGTGGTACTACGAGCGTTTCCCCCTGGGGTAACGCCGTGTCGGTTGAGTCTGTCCCGTACGTACTGCTTGCGGAAGTTGATCCACTGCTCGGTGAAAGCTACCCGGTACCCTCGAAACAACGCACAGAGATCAATGGTGATCTGTCGAATCGCTTCGAGTGGCGTTACTTCATCCGCCATGTGCCGGTGAGGGGCAAAAATGCACGCACACTAACGCAGGTTGGAAGAAAGTTGCGTGTAAACGGAGAAAACCTGCTCACGTTCGAGTACGAGAAGGACACATCCTCGATCACAGTCTCCGTGGACGATAAGACCGAGCTGCTGAACGTAACGTACGATAAGTCATCGCGCCCGATCGCGTACAGACCACAGTCGGGCGAGTACGCGGACGTCGACCTGGAGTACGATCGGTTCGGCCGGTTGATCTCGTGGAAGTGGGGCAACCTGAAGGAGGAGTACACGTTCGATCGGGCCGGTCGGCTGAACGAGATCAAGTACGGTGACGGCAGCTCGATCGTGTACGCGTTCAAGGACACGTTCAGTAGTTTGCCGCTCAAGGTGACGACACCGCGCCGGTCGGACTATCTGCTGCAGTACGATGATGCGGGTGCGCTACAGTCCCTCACGACTCCACGCGGACACATTCACGCGTTCTCGCTGCAGACTTCGCTCGGGTTCTTCAAGTATCAGTACTATTCGCCGATCAATCGACATCCGTTTGAGATTCTGTACAGCGACGAGGGACAGATACTGGCGAAGATTCATCCACACCAGAGCGGGAAGGTGGCGTTCGTGCATGACAGTGCAGGAAGGTTGGAGACGATCCTGGCCGGGTTGTCCTCCACGCAGTACACGTACCAGGAGAGCACGAGTCTGGTGAAGCAGGTGGAGGTGCTCGAGCCTGGCTTTGAGTTGCGGCGCGAGTTCAAGTACCATGCCGGGGTGTTGAAGGACGAGAAGCTGAAGTTTGGCTCGAAGAGTGGACTGGCGTCGGCACACTTCAAGTATCAGTACGATGGCAATGCCAGGCTCAGTGGCATCGAGATGGATGTGAACGGGAAGGAGCTACCGATCGTGAGGTTCAAGTACGGACCGGCTCAAGGTACGCTGGATGCGGTGAGTGATCTGCGCATCACCCGCAATGCCTTCAATCGTACCGTGGTGCAGGACACTTCGAAGCAATTCTTCACGATCACTGACTTTGACGAGCATGGCCGGGTGAAGAGTGTGCTGATCAACATCAAATCGTTCGATGTGTACCGACTGGAGCTAGATTACGATCTGCGAAACCGTATCCGCACGCACAAGGTGATGGTGGGCCGATCGACTTCCCTCGACAAGGTAAACTACAACGCGGACGGGCACGTGATGGAGGTGGTCGGCACGAACAGCTGGAAGTACGTGTACGATGAGAATGGTAACATCATTGGCATTCTGGAGCAGGGTGATAAGACGAATCTCGGCTACGATACGGGTGATCGGGTGGTGCAGGTTGGAGATGTTGAGTTCAATAGCTACGATGCACGTGGATACGTAGTGCGGCGAGGTGAGCAGAAGTATCGCTACAACAACCGGGGTCAGTTGATCCATGCGATGGAGCGCGACCGGTTCCAGACGTGGTACTTCTACGATGATCTCGGCCGGCTGGTGGCGTGCCACGATGAGAAGGGCAATGTGACGCAGTACTTCTACGCGAATCTGAACGCACCGGAGCTGATCACGCACATCCACTACCCGAAGGCGGGCCGTACATCTAGACTGCTGTACGACGATCGGCACATGTTGATCGCCATCGAGACGGGTGATCAGCGGTACTACGTGGCGACGGATCAGAACGGTTCACCGATTGCACTGTTCGATGTCGGCGGTGCGATCGTGAAGGAGATCCGCCGCACTCCGTTCGGCAAGATTGTGAAGGACACCAATCCGGGACTGTTCGTGCCGATTGATTTCCACGGTGGGCTGCTCGATCCGAACACGCGGCTAGTGTACATGGAGCAGCGGCTGTACGATACGGGCGTGGGCCAGTGGATGACACCGGCCTGGGAGCAGCTGGCGACGGAGATGCGCCACCCGACGGACGTGTTTATCTACCGGTTCCACAACAACGATCCGATCAATCGGCGCGAACCGGAGGGTAACTACATGAACGATCTGCGCTCCTGGCTGAAGCTGTTCGGGTACGACGTGACGAAGATGCAGGGATCGCGGTACACGCGGGACATGATCTACCGGCCGACGGCAACGATCAAGTCGCCCCAGCTGGCGCCCGACTTTGGCGTCATGTCCGGGCTGCAGTGCATCGTGGAGAAGGTGGACGAGAAGTTTGCCGACTTTGGGTTCATCCCGAAGCCGCTGCTGAAGATGGAGCTGAAGACGCGTAACTTGCTGCCGCGCGTTGCCTATCGGCGCGGCGTGTTCGGCGAGGGTGTGCTGATCTCGCGCATCGATGGCCGGGCGCTGGTGAGCGTGGTGGACGGATCGAACAGTGTGGTGCAGGACGTGGTGTCGTCCGTGTTCAACAACTCCCACTTCCTCGATCTGCACTTCAGCATCCACGATCAGGACGTGTTCTACTTCGTGAAGGACAACGtgatgaagctgcgcgatgaTACGGAGGAGTTGCGCCGGCTTGGCGGTATGTTTAACATTTCCGCGCACGAAATCAACGATCACGGTGGAGCGAATGGGAAGGAACTGCGTCTGCACGGTCCCGACGCGGTCGTGATCATCAAGTACGGAGTTGATCCTGAGCAGGAGCGTCATCGGATTTTGAAGCACGCGCACAAACGGGCGGTCGAGCGGGCGTGGGAGCTGGAGAAGCAGCTGGTAGCGGCCGGATTCCAGGGCCGTGGCGACTGgacggaggaggagaaggaggagctgATCTCGCACGGCGATGTGGACGGATGGATCGGGGTGGACATACACAGCATCCACAAGTATCCGCAGCTGGCGGACGATCCGGGCAATGTGGCGTTCCAGCGGGACTCGAAGCGGAAGCGCCGAAAGAGCGGCGGAACTtctagtggtggtggtggcggtggtcaCAAGGCAAAGCGAGAGCATCGTCACGAGACGATCATCCTGCCATTGCCGGTGGCGTCCGTTGCACCATCGACTTCCGTGCCGACGTCTTCCATGTCGTCCGCTACGTCAACGTCAGCGTCTGCGCCTGCTTCCTCCTCGGTAGCATCATCGTCGTCAGCGTCAGCGGCGTCATCGTCGGCGCCTACTTCCGCGTCCTCGGTGCCATCTTCGGTGCCGGCCGTCGTAGTGACGTCAGCCTCGGCAGCAACGGTACGGCCGAGCGCCTCCACGTGA